One stretch of Schlesneria sp. DSM 10557 DNA includes these proteins:
- a CDS encoding NAD-dependent epimerase/dehydratase family protein: MKRVLVTAGSGFVGRHCLPALSQRGYEIHVISSRPASGSLGDWHQVDLMDPVSVKGLIREVQPTHLLHLAWITEPRRYLTAHENFDWLIASQSLLRAFHDHGGQRVVMSGSCAEYDWKDGVCREETTPLTPASFYGQCKHLLQMSLASYARQTGLSWGWGRLFFLYGPYGHTSRIPGVVIDALLRNQPARCSHGLQQRDFLHIADAADALVTLLESDVQGPINIGSGEPVAIREIVLQLADRMGRRDLIQLGAIESAPGDPPLVVADVNRLCNTLGWKPAHSLATGLDATLEWYRGESHDIAC; the protein is encoded by the coding sequence TAGGTCGCCACTGTCTTCCAGCTTTGAGTCAGCGAGGCTACGAGATTCACGTCATCTCGTCCCGGCCTGCGTCAGGCTCCCTGGGAGATTGGCATCAGGTTGATCTCATGGACCCGGTGAGTGTCAAGGGCCTGATTCGCGAGGTACAACCAACGCACCTGTTGCATCTCGCCTGGATCACAGAACCCAGACGCTATCTGACGGCCCACGAGAACTTCGATTGGCTGATCGCCAGCCAGTCGCTGCTGCGGGCGTTTCATGACCACGGCGGCCAGCGAGTCGTCATGTCCGGCAGTTGCGCCGAGTATGACTGGAAGGACGGAGTCTGTCGGGAAGAGACGACGCCGCTCACCCCTGCTTCGTTCTACGGTCAATGCAAACATCTGCTGCAGATGTCGCTGGCGAGTTACGCGCGACAGACAGGTCTGAGCTGGGGTTGGGGACGACTGTTCTTCCTGTATGGCCCTTACGGTCACACATCCCGCATCCCCGGTGTGGTGATTGACGCGCTGCTGCGAAATCAGCCCGCCCGCTGCTCCCACGGACTGCAGCAGCGTGACTTCCTTCATATCGCCGACGCCGCAGACGCACTCGTCACACTGCTGGAGAGTGACGTACAGGGTCCAATCAACATCGGCTCGGGCGAGCCCGTTGCGATTCGCGAGATCGTGCTCCAGCTTGCCGACCGGATGGGCCGCCGGGATTTGATTCAACTGGGTGCGATCGAGTCGGCGCCGGGCGACCCTCCGCTGGTCGTCGCTGACGTGAACCGTCTTTGCAATACCCTTGGCTGGAAACCCGCCCACAGTCTGGCAACAGGACTGGACGCGACACTGGAATGGTACAGAGGAGAATCCCATGACATTGCCTGCTGA